One genomic region from Paracoccus pantotrophus encodes:
- a CDS encoding nitrite reductase, with amino-acid sequence MRQRTPFARPGLLASAALALVLGPLAASAQEQVAPPKDPAAALEDHKTRTDNRYEPSLDNLAQQDVAAPGAPEGVSALSDAQYNEANKIYFERCAGCHGVLRKGATGKALTPDLTRDLGFDYLQSFITYGSPAGMPNWGTSGELSAEQVDLMANYLLLDPAAPPEFGMKEMRESWKVHVAPEDRPTQQENDWDLENLFSVTLRDAGQIALIDGATYEIKSVLDTGYAVHISRLSASGRYLFVIGRDGKVNMIDLWMKEPTTVAEIKIGSEARSIETSKMEGWEDKYAIAGAYWPPQYVIMDGETLEPKKIQSTRGMTYDEQEYHPEPRVAAILASHYRPEFIVNVKETGKILLVDYTDLDNLKTTEISAERFLHDGGLDGSHRYFITAANARNKLVVIDTKEGKLVAIEDTGGQTPHPGRGANFVHPTFGPVWATSHMGDDSVALIGTDPEGHPDNAWKILDSFPALGGGSLFIKTHPNSQYLYVDATLNPEAEISGSVAVFDIKAMTGDGSDPEFKTLPIAEWAGITEGQPRVVQGEFNKDGTEVWFSVWNGKDQESALVVVDDKTLELKHVIKDERLVTPTGKFNVYNTMTDTY; translated from the coding sequence ATGAGACAAAGGACTCCATTCGCCAGACCCGGCCTCCTGGCCTCGGCAGCCCTGGCCCTTGTCCTTGGACCGCTTGCGGCCTCGGCACAGGAACAGGTCGCACCGCCAAAGGATCCAGCCGCCGCGCTGGAGGACCACAAGACGCGCACCGACAATCGCTATGAGCCCTCGCTGGACAACCTTGCGCAGCAGGATGTCGCGGCGCCCGGCGCGCCCGAGGGCGTTTCGGCGCTGTCCGATGCCCAATACAACGAGGCCAACAAGATCTATTTCGAACGCTGCGCCGGCTGCCACGGCGTGTTGCGCAAAGGCGCGACCGGCAAGGCGCTGACCCCTGACCTGACCCGCGATCTGGGCTTTGACTATCTGCAAAGCTTCATCACCTACGGCTCGCCGGCGGGGATGCCGAACTGGGGCACCTCGGGCGAGTTGTCGGCCGAGCAGGTCGACCTGATGGCCAACTACCTGCTTCTGGACCCGGCCGCGCCGCCGGAATTCGGCATGAAGGAGATGCGCGAATCCTGGAAGGTGCATGTCGCGCCGGAAGACCGGCCGACCCAGCAGGAAAACGACTGGGATCTGGAAAACCTGTTCAGCGTCACCCTGCGCGACGCCGGCCAGATCGCGCTGATCGACGGCGCCACCTACGAGATCAAGTCGGTCCTCGACACCGGCTATGCCGTCCATATCAGCCGGCTGTCCGCATCGGGCCGCTACCTGTTCGTGATCGGCCGCGACGGCAAGGTCAACATGATCGACCTGTGGATGAAGGAGCCCACCACCGTTGCCGAGATCAAGATCGGCTCGGAGGCGCGTTCCATCGAGACCTCGAAGATGGAGGGCTGGGAGGACAAATACGCCATCGCCGGGGCCTATTGGCCGCCGCAATACGTCATCATGGACGGCGAGACGCTGGAGCCGAAAAAGATCCAGTCCACGCGCGGCATGACCTATGACGAGCAGGAATATCACCCCGAGCCGCGCGTCGCCGCGATCCTCGCCAGCCATTACCGGCCCGAGTTCATCGTGAACGTCAAGGAAACGGGCAAGATCCTGCTGGTGGACTATACCGACCTCGACAACCTCAAGACCACCGAGATCAGCGCCGAACGCTTCCTGCACGACGGCGGCCTGGACGGCTCGCACCGCTATTTCATCACCGCGGCGAACGCCCGCAACAAGCTGGTGGTGATCGACACCAAGGAAGGCAAGCTGGTCGCGATCGAGGATACCGGCGGCCAGACCCCGCATCCGGGCCGCGGCGCGAACTTCGTCCACCCGACCTTCGGGCCGGTCTGGGCGACCTCGCATATGGGCGACGATTCGGTGGCGCTGATCGGCACCGATCCCGAGGGCCATCCCGACAATGCCTGGAAGATCCTCGACAGCTTCCCGGCGCTGGGGGGCGGCTCGCTGTTCATCAAGACGCACCCGAACTCGCAATATCTCTATGTCGATGCGACCCTGAACCCCGAGGCCGAGATTTCCGGCTCGGTCGCGGTCTTCGACATCAAGGCGATGACGGGCGACGGTTCGGACCCCGAGTTCAAGACCCTGCCCATCGCCGAATGGGCCGGCATCACCGAAGGCCAGCCCCGCGTCGTGCAGGGCGAGTTCAACAAGGACGGCACCGAGGTCTGGTTCAGCGTCTGGAACGGCAAGGACCAGGAATCGGCGCTGGTCGTGGTGGACGACAAGACGCTGGAACTTAAGCACGTCATCAAGGACGAGCGGCTGGTGACGCCCACCGGCAAGTTCAACGTCTACAACACCATGACCGACACCTATTGA